A portion of the Treponema rectale genome contains these proteins:
- a CDS encoding TonB-dependent receptor domain-containing protein has product MANDVDAQGDSQRTPLEEEDINLGHIYTFIESPEVEQRQVFNSQDIQKSHTESLVDFLQSEGMQLLSYGPYGLEAKPQIRGFTDETVRVVIDGICVNNAQYGTFDFTSIDINDIERMEIVRGGFTEGVSDEGSVAGTIYITTKKQALGTSVTTDSFVKSFFNEKSFADTFSQSAGISHQFLDSTFLKLNLRGTYAQNRFQFRNYMNKLVTRDNALVKDFHGDAKVSHFFGNGSSFTGGVLFYDGIKNCPGTSTSVSEGVQKDLNAMVNFSLVNPAVKNVFRLENSGAWIFNRRNYDESNSSSLHLINTFRYASYAEADFNDFYTQSAGLTLDAVNLDSTDDGKHLQFSFTVKETSVFRFSKHVIFTLPLAVKTCGSNAAFIPKAGVKIASEYADFIVNAYRMVQFPNMDDLYWESSYARGNPDLKIEEGWGGEFTVNWKKFIPLSACFFTNYYENKIQWASSEGILTPQNVASAFYCGLDLRTEKIFFDGILEVKASGEYLYSALLDKDNELTYKKRIMWTPDWTCAVSTVVNFFDFRFAAEWNYIGKRYKSNLNVSYMEPYSLVNLNLSYEGFEHFTVYFRAENILDTEYEAVDSYPMPGISATLGLRTKW; this is encoded by the coding sequence GTGGCAAACGACGTGGACGCGCAGGGGGATTCGCAGCGTACCCCCCTTGAAGAAGAAGACATAAATCTGGGACACATTTATACATTTATTGAATCTCCTGAAGTGGAGCAGAGGCAGGTATTTAATTCACAGGACATACAGAAGTCTCATACGGAAAGTCTGGTAGATTTTCTTCAGTCTGAAGGAATGCAGCTTTTAAGTTACGGTCCCTATGGACTTGAAGCAAAACCTCAGATCCGGGGCTTTACTGATGAGACTGTACGGGTTGTAATAGACGGAATCTGCGTAAACAATGCTCAGTACGGAACTTTTGATTTTACTTCAATAGACATCAATGATATTGAGCGGATGGAAATTGTCCGCGGCGGATTTACTGAAGGGGTCAGTGACGAAGGCTCTGTTGCAGGAACAATTTATATTACTACAAAAAAACAGGCCCTGGGTACTTCCGTAACGACTGATTCTTTTGTTAAGAGTTTCTTTAATGAAAAATCCTTTGCCGATACCTTCAGCCAGAGTGCCGGAATTTCCCATCAGTTTTTAGACAGTACTTTTCTTAAGCTTAATCTCCGGGGTACTTATGCTCAGAACAGGTTTCAGTTCAGAAACTATATGAATAAGCTTGTTACAAGAGATAATGCTCTGGTAAAAGATTTTCACGGAGATGCAAAAGTTTCTCATTTTTTTGGAAACGGTTCTTCTTTTACAGGTGGAGTTCTTTTTTATGACGGAATAAAAAACTGTCCCGGAACTTCGACATCTGTTTCTGAAGGCGTGCAGAAAGACTTAAATGCAATGGTAAATTTTTCTCTCGTTAATCCTGCCGTAAAAAATGTTTTCCGGCTTGAAAACAGCGGGGCATGGATTTTTAACCGCAGAAACTATGATGAAAGCAATTCTTCCAGCCTGCATTTAATAAATACGTTCCGGTATGCTTCTTATGCGGAGGCTGATTTTAATGACTTCTATACCCAAAGTGCCGGCCTTACTTTAGATGCAGTTAATCTTGATTCCACTGATGACGGAAAGCATCTTCAGTTTTCTTTTACGGTAAAAGAAACATCTGTGTTCCGTTTTTCAAAACATGTAATTTTTACTCTTCCTCTTGCGGTAAAAACCTGCGGTTCAAATGCTGCCTTCATTCCTAAAGCAGGGGTTAAGATTGCTTCAGAGTATGCTGATTTTATTGTTAATGCATACCGCATGGTGCAGTTTCCTAATATGGACGATCTGTACTGGGAATCTTCCTATGCCCGGGGAAATCCTGATCTTAAGATTGAAGAAGGCTGGGGAGGAGAATTTACCGTTAACTGGAAAAAATTTATTCCTTTAAGTGCATGTTTTTTTACGAATTATTATGAGAATAAAATTCAGTGGGCTTCAAGTGAAGGAATATTGACTCCGCAGAATGTAGCCAGTGCTTTTTACTGCGGTCTTGATTTGAGGACTGAAAAAATTTTCTTTGACGGCATTCTTGAAGTAAAAGCCAGTGGAGAGTACCTGTATTCTGCTCTTCTGGATAAGGACAACGAACTCACATATAAAAAAAGAATTATGTGGACTCCTGACTGGACATGTGCCGTAAGTACTGTCGTTAATTTTTTTGATTTCCGTTTTGCTGCCGAATGGAATTACATAGGAAAAAGATATAAGTCAAATTTGAATGTTTCTTACATGGAGCCTTATTCACTGGTGAATTTAAATCTATCCTATGAGGGATTTGAGCATTTTACAGTTTATTTCAGGGCAGAGAATATTCTTGATACTGAATATGAAGCCGTGGACTCCTATCCAATGCCTGGAATAAGTGCTACCCTTGGACTCAGGACAAAGTGGTAA
- a CDS encoding thiamine diphosphokinase, whose amino-acid sequence MNRCVIVSAGIINDYAFIKSLLKKDDFFIFCDGGLRHADFLGVKPDVMTGDFDSVSDEDYKRWSSQCRVISLPREKDDTDTLAAVRFALSEGFDDFLLTGAMGFRFDHAFANIGVLLYLDDLHKKAVLADDYSLMEIAGKNPIYIEDNYSFFSVLTVDGDAGGVCIKNAKYPLENAVLKSSFQIGVSNEVLPGKTASVSAGQGRVLVVKVR is encoded by the coding sequence ATGAACAGGTGTGTTATAGTTTCAGCAGGCATTATAAACGATTATGCTTTTATCAAAAGCCTGCTGAAGAAGGATGATTTTTTTATATTCTGTGACGGCGGTCTCCGGCATGCAGATTTTCTCGGCGTAAAACCTGATGTTATGACAGGGGATTTTGATTCCGTTTCAGATGAGGATTATAAAAGGTGGTCATCTCAATGCAGGGTTATTTCTCTTCCCAGAGAAAAAGATGATACTGATACTCTTGCTGCTGTAAGGTTTGCTCTCTCTGAAGGATTTGATGATTTCCTTCTGACGGGAGCAATGGGATTTCGCTTTGACCATGCTTTTGCAAATATTGGAGTTCTTCTGTACCTGGATGATCTTCATAAAAAGGCTGTGCTGGCAGATGATTATTCATTGATGGAGATTGCAGGAAAAAATCCAATTTATATAGAAGATAATTATTCTTTTTTTTCCGTACTTACAGTGGATGGGGATGCAGGCGGTGTATGCATAAAAAATGCAAAATATCCTCTTGAAAATGCGGTGCTCAAAAGCAGTTTTCAGATAGGGGTAAGTAATGAAGTTCTTCCCGGAAAGACCGCATCGGTAAGTGCAGGGCAGGGGCGCGTTCTTGTGGTAAAAGTACGGTGA
- the aroF gene encoding 3-deoxy-7-phosphoheptulonate synthase → MIVILKSGVSQDRIDSFISDVKEKNLDVHVSKGVDKTVLGLLGDTSKLDPEDFLANEIVESAERVSAPYKMASRSFHPENTVVKIGGDGSTACFIGDGKTVPLIAGPCSVENEKQLIDAALAVKKAGARILRGGAYKPRTSPYSFQGLGPEGIRILEKAKKETGLPICTELMSASELKYFENVDLIQVGARNFQNFDLLKEIGKFGKPVLLKRGLSGTIQELLMSAEYIMANGTEQVILCERGIRTYDGYTRNCLDVSAVPYLHKVSHLPVVLDPSHACGIRWMVGTLACSAVAAGADGLEIEVHCNPEKALSDASQQLPPVMFEELAVKLNKYAAVEGKTI, encoded by the coding sequence ATGATAGTTATTTTGAAAAGCGGTGTGAGTCAGGACAGGATTGATTCTTTCATCTCGGATGTAAAGGAAAAGAACCTTGACGTACATGTTTCTAAAGGTGTGGATAAAACTGTACTTGGTCTTTTAGGTGATACTTCAAAACTTGATCCGGAAGATTTTCTGGCAAATGAGATTGTAGAAAGTGCAGAGCGCGTTTCTGCTCCTTATAAAATGGCAAGCCGTTCCTTCCATCCTGAAAATACAGTAGTAAAGATTGGCGGAGACGGCAGTACTGCATGTTTTATCGGTGACGGAAAAACAGTTCCGCTTATTGCCGGTCCGTGTTCTGTAGAAAATGAAAAACAGCTTATCGATGCAGCACTGGCCGTAAAAAAAGCCGGTGCCCGTATTCTCCGTGGCGGTGCCTACAAGCCGCGTACTTCTCCGTATTCATTTCAGGGACTGGGACCTGAAGGAATCCGTATTCTTGAAAAGGCAAAAAAAGAAACAGGACTTCCAATCTGTACAGAACTTATGAGTGCTTCGGAACTTAAGTATTTTGAAAACGTAGATTTAATTCAGGTTGGTGCCCGCAATTTTCAGAACTTTGATCTTCTTAAGGAAATCGGAAAATTCGGAAAGCCGGTCCTGCTTAAAAGAGGACTTTCCGGAACTATCCAGGAACTTTTGATGAGTGCTGAATATATTATGGCAAACGGAACTGAACAGGTTATCCTCTGTGAAAGGGGAATCCGTACTTATGACGGATATACAAGAAACTGTCTTGATGTAAGCGCCGTTCCTTATCTGCATAAAGTTTCTCATCTTCCGGTTGTTCTTGATCCAAGTCATGCCTGCGGAATCAGGTGGATGGTTGGAACTCTTGCATGCAGTGCAGTTGCAGCCGGAGCAGACGGTCTTGAAATTGAAGTTCACTGTAATCCTGAAAAAGCCCTGAGTGATGCAAGTCAGCAGCTTCCTCCTGTAATGTTTGAGGAACTTGCCGTAAAACTCAATAAATATGCAGCTGTTGAAGGAAAAACAATATAA
- a CDS encoding prephenate dehydrogenase: MKNLKDLTYGIVGLGIMGGSFAKAIRQNILSQSGSKGKILVCNRSTACLSMAVNEGIADEAFTQDKTSELLKKSDIVFVCLYPHATLEFLKNYKNDFKSGAIVTDISGVKGIFEKSLPELLRPDVDFIIGHPMAGGEKEGYAASNAKFFVNHNYIFCRQTFNSEENYNLMKTLVTELGFTRITETTCDIHDNKIGFTSQLCHVIASALVQSARDPEITAFGGGSFEDLTRIAMINAPLWTELFISNKEKLCAHIDSFQKKMEEFRTAIMEEDSQKLKEMLEETREKRLMMGSVCTVAK, from the coding sequence ATGAAAAACTTAAAAGATCTTACTTACGGTATCGTAGGTCTCGGAATAATGGGCGGCTCTTTTGCAAAGGCCATAAGACAGAATATTCTCAGTCAGAGCGGTTCAAAGGGTAAAATTCTTGTATGCAACAGAAGTACGGCCTGTCTTTCCATGGCTGTTAATGAAGGTATTGCAGATGAGGCTTTTACTCAGGATAAAACTTCTGAACTTTTGAAGAAAAGTGACATTGTCTTTGTCTGCCTTTATCCTCATGCCACTCTTGAATTTCTAAAGAATTATAAAAATGATTTTAAGAGCGGTGCCATCGTAACTGATATTTCCGGAGTAAAGGGAATTTTTGAAAAGTCCCTTCCTGAACTTCTTCGTCCTGATGTTGATTTTATAATCGGTCATCCAATGGCCGGCGGAGAAAAGGAAGGCTATGCCGCAAGTAACGCAAAGTTTTTTGTCAATCATAATTATATTTTCTGCCGTCAGACATTTAACTCGGAAGAAAATTATAATCTGATGAAGACCCTTGTTACCGAACTGGGATTTACAAGGATTACTGAAACAACCTGTGATATTCATGATAACAAAATAGGCTTTACTTCTCAGCTGTGTCATGTTATTGCCAGCGCTCTGGTTCAGAGTGCCCGGGATCCTGAAATTACGGCATTTGGAGGCGGCAGTTTTGAGGACCTTACACGGATTGCAATGATAAACGCTCCTTTATGGACAGAACTTTTTATCAGTAATAAAGAAAAACTCTGTGCCCACATAGACAGTTTTCAGAAAAAAATGGAAGAGTTCAGAACTGCCATAATGGAAGAAGATTCTCAGAAATTAAAAGAAATGCTTGAAGAAACAAGAGAGAAGCGTCTGATGATGGGATCTGTCTGTACTGTAGCAAAATGA
- a CDS encoding DUF4832 domain-containing protein, with product MKKVLFFLSSVLLCFSCKTQDSSEKEIVQENTTSVSFVCGELKDCNEVIFNPDMGFYSVIKVKVTQTGVQDKSEIISSIKEDSNPLKGDYPESDEALWDLSYNLLHLEFDISDYSKAVNGSSDIMELSEESLKGVREILSAFRGTEKTAVVRFAYDSGFAGNKNTEPEDFSVILNHVKQISKIYSEYEDIITAIECGIIGPWGEMHTSSYAVSVKEGTEWKPDYYIVQVMHEYLEGLKSADIPFLVRQPKFIYAYLNTYCDVDYNFKLDSKNESYPAAIPTYIPVTGSDEYKFGLYNDGYLGSESDSGTYKSSDRSAEIEFLSGFTDHTPYGGELIGNYGIGNGESVSVENFTNVHASFLNIGWNTSYFYQFNSLNYFGETLFQYLYRHLGYRYLLKDAVFTQKDGLKSVQMDFTFENTGFASLPYHRKKNVQLFFIPSESAVSGNEEPLNISSELFTGQKVLTVTADLSSLDSGSYAVYVKFSDSDGTHVIRPANTGWNSQLKAVKAGVCTLKASETN from the coding sequence ATGAAAAAGGTTTTGTTTTTTTTATCTTCAGTTTTACTCTGTTTCTCCTGTAAAACACAGGATTCTTCTGAAAAGGAAATTGTTCAGGAGAATACGACTTCAGTTTCTTTTGTCTGCGGAGAATTAAAAGACTGCAATGAAGTTATTTTTAATCCGGACATGGGCTTTTATTCGGTAATTAAGGTTAAGGTAACTCAGACTGGCGTTCAGGATAAAAGTGAAATAATTTCTTCAATAAAAGAAGATTCTAATCCTCTTAAAGGGGATTATCCTGAAAGTGATGAAGCTTTATGGGATTTATCCTATAATCTTCTGCATCTTGAATTTGACATAAGCGATTATTCAAAAGCTGTAAACGGCTCTTCCGACATTATGGAACTTTCTGAAGAGTCATTAAAAGGTGTAAGGGAAATCCTGTCTGCCTTCCGCGGAACAGAAAAGACTGCGGTTGTTCGTTTTGCCTATGATTCAGGTTTTGCCGGTAACAAAAATACTGAACCGGAGGATTTTTCCGTCATTCTTAATCACGTAAAGCAAATTTCTAAAATATACTCAGAATATGAAGATATCATTACGGCAATTGAGTGCGGTATTATCGGCCCATGGGGAGAGATGCATACTTCAAGTTATGCAGTTTCCGTTAAAGAAGGTACTGAGTGGAAACCTGATTATTATATCGTACAGGTCATGCATGAATATCTGGAAGGCTTAAAATCGGCAGACATTCCTTTTCTTGTCCGTCAGCCTAAGTTTATTTATGCATATCTCAATACGTATTGTGATGTTGACTATAATTTTAAGCTGGACAGTAAAAATGAATCGTATCCTGCTGCAATTCCGACATACATTCCTGTAACCGGAAGTGATGAATACAAATTTGGACTTTATAACGACGGATATCTGGGAAGTGAAAGTGATTCCGGAACTTATAAAAGTTCTGACAGAAGTGCAGAAATTGAATTTCTTTCGGGCTTTACGGACCATACCCCGTATGGAGGAGAATTAATCGGAAATTATGGTATCGGGAACGGAGAAAGTGTAAGTGTTGAAAATTTTACCAATGTTCACGCTTCGTTTCTTAACATCGGATGGAATACCTCTTATTTTTATCAGTTTAACAGTCTGAATTATTTCGGAGAAACGCTTTTTCAGTATCTGTACAGGCATTTAGGCTACCGCTATTTATTAAAGGATGCGGTTTTTACTCAAAAGGATGGGCTTAAATCTGTTCAGATGGACTTCACTTTTGAAAACACCGGATTCGCATCCCTTCCTTATCATCGCAAAAAGAACGTACAGCTCTTTTTTATTCCTTCTGAGTCAGCTGTCAGCGGAAATGAAGAACCTTTGAATATATCTTCAGAGCTGTTTACCGGTCAGAAAGTGCTGACTGTAACTGCAGATTTAAGTTCTTTAGACAGCGGAAGCTATGCTGTGTATGTAAAGTTTTCTGATTCAGACGGAACTCATGTCATCCGTCCGGCAAATACAGGCTGGAATTCACAATTAAAGGCTGTTAAAGCCGGAGTCTGTACTTTGAAGGCTTCAGAGACGAATTAG
- a CDS encoding adenine phosphoribosyltransferase — MEKKDFEVLDKVIGRVPDFPKHGVLFYDITGILRHPEAFKYSIDRMVEIYKDKKIDAVAGIESRGFIFAAPFAERMGIPLILIRKKGKLPAKTYHCKYDLEYGSAEIEVHCADIQEGQNILLVDDLVATGGTLKAAINLVQQGKACVTDVFGVVGLPFLKYEEKLGTDVTVTTLVNYDNE, encoded by the coding sequence ATGGAAAAAAAAGATTTTGAAGTATTGGACAAAGTAATAGGCCGTGTGCCTGATTTTCCGAAGCATGGTGTTCTTTTTTATGACATTACGGGAATTCTCCGTCATCCGGAGGCTTTTAAGTATTCCATCGACCGTATGGTAGAGATTTACAAGGATAAGAAAATAGATGCTGTTGCCGGTATTGAGAGCCGCGGTTTTATTTTTGCAGCACCTTTTGCAGAACGCATGGGAATTCCCCTCATCCTTATCAGAAAAAAAGGAAAGCTTCCTGCAAAAACCTATCATTGCAAGTATGACCTTGAGTATGGAAGTGCAGAAATTGAAGTACATTGCGCTGATATTCAGGAGGGACAGAACATTCTTCTGGTAGATGATCTTGTTGCTACCGGAGGAACCCTCAAGGCTGCCATAAATCTTGTGCAGCAGGGAAAAGCCTGTGTTACTGACGTATTCGGTGTAGTAGGGCTTCCGTTCCTTAAATACGAAGAAAAACTCGGTACGGATGTTACAGTTACTACTTTAGTAAACTACGATAACGAGTAG
- a CDS encoding type II toxin-antitoxin system RelB/DinJ family antitoxin: protein MRTAVIQTRVDTALKYDADAFFESIGMDTTTAIRIFLKQTLIQHKIPFEIVQDSSFYSEKNIKALEHSKLQMENGQHSIHDLVEV, encoded by the coding sequence ATGAGAACGGCAGTAATTCAGACAAGGGTTGATACAGCCTTAAAATATGATGCAGATGCTTTTTTCGAATCCATAGGAATGGATACAACAACGGCAATACGCATTTTTCTTAAGCAGACTTTAATCCAGCACAAAATCCCCTTTGAGATTGTTCAGGACAGCTCATTTTATTCTGAGAAAAATATAAAGGCTCTGGAACATTCAAAACTGCAGATGGAAAACGGACAGCATTCAATCCATGATCTTGTCGAGGTATAA
- a CDS encoding Txe/YoeB family addiction module toxin, which translates to MHKDFSDDAWADYTYWITQDKKTLKKINQLLADIERNGNDGIGHPEPLKGNLTGYWSRNIDEKNRLVYKIEDELIKIIQCKNHYDDK; encoded by the coding sequence ATGCACAAGGATTTTTCAGATGATGCCTGGGCAGATTATACCTATTGGATAACGCAGGACAAAAAGACGCTCAAGAAAATAAATCAGCTTCTTGCGGATATTGAGCGAAACGGAAATGATGGAATCGGTCATCCAGAGCCATTGAAAGGCAATTTAACCGGATATTGGTCTAGAAATATAGATGAGAAAAACAGATTAGTTTATAAAATTGAAGATGAACTTATAAAGATTATTCAGTGTAAAAATCATTATGATGATAAATAA
- the tpiA gene encoding triose-phosphate isomerase: MARTHYIAGNWKMNTTKAEAVKLAQDLVAALKGKTNKFMIGVPFVYLDAVAQVVKGSNILLAAQDCAATDNGAHTGEVSTAMLKDIGCQAVILGHSERRHEIGESDELINKKVRKALNDGLEVDLCIGELLSEREAGEAEQVCAFQLSAGLAGVTEEQMKNVTIAYEPVWAIGTGKTATPEDAQAIHKFIRGYIAKLYNQKVADEVIIQYGGSMKASNAPELLAQPDIDGGLIGGASLKAETFVPICEC; this comes from the coding sequence ATGGCACGTACACATTATATCGCCGGAAACTGGAAGATGAACACAACTAAGGCTGAAGCCGTTAAACTGGCTCAGGATCTTGTTGCAGCCCTCAAAGGAAAAACAAATAAATTCATGATTGGTGTTCCTTTCGTATATCTTGATGCAGTTGCTCAGGTTGTAAAAGGTTCAAACATCCTTCTTGCTGCACAGGACTGTGCTGCTACAGACAACGGAGCTCACACAGGTGAAGTTTCTACAGCAATGCTTAAGGATATCGGATGTCAGGCAGTAATCCTCGGTCACTCAGAACGCCGTCACGAAATCGGTGAATCTGATGAACTTATCAATAAAAAGGTTCGCAAGGCTCTTAATGACGGTCTTGAAGTAGATCTCTGCATCGGTGAACTTTTAAGCGAACGTGAAGCCGGTGAGGCAGAACAGGTTTGTGCATTCCAGCTTTCTGCAGGTCTTGCAGGTGTTACTGAAGAACAGATGAAGAACGTAACTATTGCCTATGAACCTGTTTGGGCTATCGGAACCGGTAAAACTGCAACTCCTGAAGATGCACAGGCAATTCATAAGTTTATCCGCGGATACATCGCTAAACTTTACAATCAGAAAGTAGCTGATGAAGTTATCATTCAGTACGGCGGTTCAATGAAAGCTTCAAATGCTCCTGAACTTCTTGCACAGCCGGATATTGACGGCGGACTTATCGGTGGAGCTTCCCTTAAGGCAGAAACATTCGTACCGATCTGTGAGTGCTAA
- the secG gene encoding preprotein translocase subunit SecG translates to MDIVKAILVAAFVIVCILLVLLVLIQNEDSNGMGSAFGGGQSTAFGAHGASVLTKTTGVLVALFFVITIGIALINAKFGTKKAAEELAGSQTAESTATETAEDSDWDTLLGDGAEASEAAEEKAEAAVSAE, encoded by the coding sequence ATGGATATTGTAAAGGCAATATTGGTTGCAGCATTTGTTATTGTATGTATTCTGCTTGTTCTGCTTGTTCTTATTCAGAATGAAGACAGCAATGGCATGGGAAGTGCTTTTGGCGGCGGACAGAGTACAGCTTTTGGTGCACATGGAGCAAGTGTACTTACAAAGACAACAGGTGTATTGGTTGCATTGTTTTTTGTCATTACAATCGGAATTGCTTTGATTAACGCAAAATTCGGCACAAAGAAGGCTGCTGAAGAACTTGCCGGTTCACAGACTGCAGAAAGTACAGCAACAGAAACTGCAGAAGATTCCGACTGGGATACACTTCTTGGTGATGGTGCAGAAGCTTCTGAAGCTGCAGAAGAAAAGGCTGAAGCTGCTGTTTCTGCTGAGTAA
- a CDS encoding PTS sugar transporter subunit IIA has product MVLQQIFSENTIIMNLESESKDELFHEMVQKIVDACPAVDRKAALESLFSREEKMTTGIVYQVAIPHGVMDSIDTACGAVGISKKGIEYGSLDGNAVHYVFMFLFSADDNSGHLKALKELSCLLQKPDFTRKLSDASSPKEVLSLLRDTE; this is encoded by the coding sequence ATGGTTTTGCAGCAGATTTTTTCAGAAAATACCATTATAATGAATCTTGAGAGCGAATCTAAGGATGAGCTTTTTCATGAAATGGTTCAGAAGATTGTAGATGCATGCCCTGCTGTGGACAGAAAAGCAGCCCTTGAATCTTTGTTTTCAAGAGAAGAAAAAATGACGACGGGCATTGTGTATCAGGTTGCCATTCCTCATGGGGTAATGGATAGCATTGATACTGCCTGTGGTGCCGTTGGTATAAGTAAAAAAGGTATTGAATACGGCTCTCTGGACGGTAATGCCGTTCATTATGTGTTTATGTTTTTGTTCAGTGCAGATGATAATTCCGGACACTTGAAAGCTTTGAAAGAACTTTCCTGTCTGCTTCAGAAGCCTGACTTCACTAGAAAACTTTCAGATGCTTCTTCACCGAAAGAAGTGTTGTCTTTGCTCAGGGATACTGAGTAG
- a CDS encoding V0D/AC39 family V-type ATPase subunit, with protein sequence MAMDKTAARSYVYAKSCAVLSRSFIGENARVLFSARSLSDLWSLVFKSEIPAVPQVLLTKKLQSEAASRFVKEFRSLLSNYSEPDPLLVKLIQSFEYENFKTVTGALCYGETKLPELTDISPFGFIKYGKWPSLKEMTEETEFSWYNTVPEPQKLHEQDFKLDSQYLKTLWLQVKKSSSECRSDLMKLIGTKIQIDNAVWALRLRIYYKMTDEEILSHLVYEDESKGEKDFFVREAVNVLSFEPDDYEQWRKWKYRELLNPHEDGVVWTVDSRWISNAFKVSYAGSARKLFHKHPFTECPLVCLYILKRQELDNICMAAEGLRLNVNPETEEKNG encoded by the coding sequence ATGGCAATGGACAAAACTGCTGCGCGTTCCTATGTTTACGCAAAATCATGTGCCGTTCTGTCACGTTCATTTATCGGAGAGAATGCGAGAGTATTGTTTAGTGCCCGATCTCTTTCAGATTTATGGTCCCTGGTGTTTAAATCAGAAATTCCAGCCGTACCTCAGGTTTTACTTACAAAAAAACTTCAGTCTGAGGCAGCTTCACGCTTTGTAAAGGAATTCCGTTCCCTTCTTTCCAATTATTCTGAACCGGATCCCCTTCTTGTAAAACTCATACAATCCTTTGAATATGAAAATTTTAAGACCGTAACAGGAGCCTTGTGCTACGGAGAAACTAAGCTTCCTGAACTTACGGATATTTCTCCTTTTGGATTCATAAAATATGGAAAATGGCCTTCTCTAAAAGAAATGACTGAAGAAACTGAATTTTCATGGTATAATACAGTACCTGAACCTCAGAAACTTCATGAGCAGGATTTTAAACTTGACAGTCAGTATTTAAAAACACTGTGGCTGCAGGTAAAAAAATCTTCTTCTGAATGCCGTTCAGACCTGATGAAGCTTATTGGGACAAAAATTCAGATTGATAATGCAGTCTGGGCTTTAAGACTTAGGATTTATTATAAGATGACTGATGAAGAGATTCTTTCTCATCTTGTATACGAGGATGAATCAAAAGGAGAGAAAGATTTTTTTGTCAGGGAAGCTGTTAATGTTTTAAGTTTTGAGCCGGACGATTATGAGCAATGGCGGAAATGGAAGTACAGGGAACTTCTGAATCCTCATGAGGACGGAGTTGTATGGACTGTAGATTCCCGCTGGATAAGTAATGCTTTTAAAGTCAGTTATGCCGGTTCTGCCAGAAAACTGTTTCATAAGCATCCTTTTACTGAATGTCCCCTTGTGTGTCTGTATATATTAAAGCGTCAGGAACTGGATAATATCTGTATGGCGGCAGAAGGTCTCAGGCTTAATGTAAATCCTGAAACGGAGGAAAAAAATGGCTAA